A section of the Pseudomonas flavescens genome encodes:
- a CDS encoding FagA protein yields the protein MRFRSSNTPCLDCWYWLGFRIRCGLLPDEPRLLELHWAQGRQLVEHGRLCPWRMSLTTLNLLMDTACDTALPWHWRSVCLDHAYRSLYALQHLATNRDQQHSLNRVRNRLATLRMQPSLSMSELAEGNPYE from the coding sequence ATGAGATTTCGCTCGAGCAATACGCCCTGTCTGGATTGTTGGTACTGGCTGGGTTTTCGGATCCGTTGCGGGCTGCTTCCCGATGAACCAAGGCTGCTCGAGTTGCACTGGGCACAGGGGCGACAACTGGTCGAGCATGGCCGCCTGTGCCCCTGGCGGATGTCGCTGACCACCCTGAATCTGCTCATGGATACCGCCTGCGATACGGCGCTGCCCTGGCACTGGCGCAGTGTCTGCCTCGATCACGCCTACCGCTCCCTCTACGCGCTGCAGCACCTGGCGACCAATCGCGATCAGCAACACAGTCTGAATCGCGTTCGCAACCGTCTGGCCACCTTGCGCATGCAGCCCTCTCTTTCGATGTCCGAATTGGCAGAAGGAAATCCCTATGAGTAA
- a CDS encoding class II fumarate hydratase → MSNTRIERDSMGELAVPAEALYGAQTQRAVNNFPVSGLAMPKAFIRALVLAKAAAARANVDLEQILPAQGDAIVSACQQLLAEDFMRHFPVDVFQTGSGTSSNMNANEVIATLATGILGEPVNPNDHVNCGQSSNDIIPTTIHVSAAIEVSENLLPALGHLLKVLCEKSLEVQPFVKTGRTHLMDAMPVRMSQVLDGWAQQIQGNIQLLTSLLPALQALAQGGTAVGTGINAHPRFSELFCQELNALTGRQFTPGTNFFALIGSQDTAVALSGQLKTTAVSLMKIANDLRWMNSGPLAGLSEIELEALQPGSSIMPGKVNPVIPEATAMVAAQVIGNDTTIAVAGQSGNFELNVMLPVIAHNLLGSIELLANASRLLADRAIASFKVNEPKLKEALGRNPILVTALNPLIGYQKAAEIAKKAYREGRPIIDVAEEMTDLGRAELEQLLNPERLTEGGL, encoded by the coding sequence ATGAGTAACACCCGGATAGAACGCGACAGCATGGGCGAACTGGCCGTCCCCGCCGAGGCCCTCTACGGTGCCCAGACCCAGCGTGCGGTCAACAATTTCCCGGTATCGGGGCTGGCCATGCCCAAGGCGTTCATTCGTGCGCTGGTACTGGCCAAGGCCGCCGCTGCCCGCGCCAACGTGGATCTGGAGCAGATCCTGCCTGCCCAGGGCGATGCCATCGTTTCAGCGTGCCAGCAACTGCTGGCCGAGGATTTCATGCGTCACTTCCCGGTGGATGTGTTCCAGACCGGTTCCGGCACCAGCTCCAACATGAATGCCAACGAAGTGATCGCCACCCTGGCCACGGGCATTCTCGGCGAGCCGGTGAACCCCAACGATCACGTCAACTGCGGTCAGAGCAGCAACGACATCATCCCCACCACCATCCATGTCAGTGCCGCCATCGAGGTCAGCGAGAATCTGCTGCCGGCGCTCGGTCACCTGCTCAAGGTGCTCTGCGAGAAGTCTCTCGAGGTGCAACCCTTCGTGAAGACCGGTCGTACGCACCTGATGGATGCCATGCCGGTGCGCATGAGCCAGGTGCTCGATGGCTGGGCGCAGCAAATCCAGGGCAATATCCAGCTGCTCACCAGCCTGCTGCCCGCCCTCCAGGCCCTGGCCCAGGGGGGTACAGCGGTCGGTACCGGCATCAACGCGCATCCGCGATTTTCCGAACTATTCTGTCAGGAGCTCAATGCGCTGACAGGTCGGCAATTCACCCCCGGCACCAACTTCTTCGCGCTGATCGGCTCTCAGGACACCGCGGTGGCGCTGTCCGGGCAACTGAAGACCACGGCAGTGTCGCTGATGAAGATCGCCAACGACCTTCGCTGGATGAACTCCGGCCCACTGGCCGGCCTCAGTGAGATCGAACTCGAAGCGCTGCAGCCTGGTTCCTCGATCATGCCGGGCAAGGTCAATCCGGTGATCCCGGAAGCCACCGCCATGGTCGCGGCTCAGGTCATCGGCAATGACACCACCATCGCGGTGGCGGGGCAGTCCGGGAATTTCGAGCTGAACGTGATGTTGCCGGTGATCGCTCACAATCTGCTCGGCAGCATCGAGTTGCTGGCCAATGCCAGCCGCCTGCTGGCGGATCGTGCCATCGCCAGCTTCAAGGTCAACGAGCCGAAGCTCAAGGAAGCACTGGGCCGCAACCCGATTCTGGTAACGGCGCTGAACCCGCTGATCGGTTATCAGAAGGCGGCGGAAATCGCCAAGAAGGCGTATCGCGAAGGTCGGCCGATCATCGACGTGGCCGAGGAAATGACCGATCTGGGGCGTGCCGAACTGGAGCAGTTGCTCAACCCGGAACGCCTTACCGAAGGTGGTCTGTAA
- the yjgA gene encoding ribosome biogenesis factor YjgA, with translation MSDYLDDFSGEKSKTQVKREFHALQELGQRLAGLKPDLQNKLPLTDGLRRALEESPKHTANAAKKRHMQFIGKLMRDQDIEAILTLLDQLDASTRQYNERFHNLERWRDRLIAGNDEVLEKFVVEYPEADRQHLRALIRHAQHEAAQEKAPASSRKIFKYIRDLDETQRGLR, from the coding sequence ATGTCTGATTACCTCGACGACTTCTCCGGCGAGAAGAGCAAAACCCAGGTCAAGCGTGAGTTCCACGCGTTACAGGAGCTAGGCCAGCGTCTGGCAGGCCTCAAGCCTGATCTGCAGAACAAGCTACCGCTTACCGATGGCCTGCGCCGTGCTCTGGAAGAATCGCCAAAGCACACCGCCAATGCGGCAAAAAAACGCCACATGCAGTTCATCGGCAAGCTGATGCGCGATCAGGACATCGAAGCGATCCTGACGCTCCTCGATCAGCTGGACGCCTCCACGCGCCAGTACAACGAGCGCTTCCACAACCTCGAACGCTGGCGTGATCGTCTGATCGCCGGCAACGACGAAGTGCTCGAAAAATTCGTCGTCGAGTACCCCGAAGCCGACCGCCAACACCTGCGTGCGCTGATCCGCCATGCCCAGCATGAAGCGGCTCAGGAAAAGGCTCCCGCCTCGTCACGCAAGATCTTCAAGTACATCCGCGATCTCGACGAAACCCAGCGCGGGCTGCGTTAA
- a CDS encoding carbon-nitrogen hydrolase family protein: MSFAVIQMVSQDDIAANLMQARRLLEEAASSGARLAVLPENFSALGRRDAADLGRLEASGQGPVLPWLKRTARDLNLWIVAGTLPLPPASQPRGKPRACSLLLDDQGQTVARYDKLHLFDVDVSDSRGSYRESDDYAHGEQLVVADTPVGRLGLTVCYDLRFPELYGALREAGAELISAPSAFTRVTGAAHWDVLIRARAIETQCYLLAAAQGGVHPGGRETYGHAAIIDPWGRKLAERADGEAALLAERDITEQAAIRERMPVVRHKRFFAAAQPRQPDVETL, from the coding sequence ATGTCTTTCGCCGTGATCCAGATGGTCAGCCAGGACGATATCGCCGCCAACCTGATGCAGGCCCGTCGCCTGCTCGAAGAAGCGGCCTCCAGCGGCGCGCGCCTGGCGGTGCTGCCGGAAAACTTCTCGGCCCTCGGGCGGCGCGATGCCGCCGACCTGGGGCGTCTGGAAGCCAGTGGTCAGGGCCCTGTGCTGCCCTGGTTGAAACGCACGGCACGTGACCTCAACTTATGGATAGTGGCCGGCACCCTGCCGTTGCCGCCGGCCAGCCAGCCCCGTGGCAAACCACGCGCCTGCTCGCTGCTGCTCGACGATCAGGGGCAAACCGTCGCCCGTTACGACAAGCTGCACCTGTTCGACGTGGATGTCAGCGACAGCCGTGGCAGTTATCGCGAGTCGGACGATTACGCCCACGGTGAACAACTGGTGGTCGCCGATACACCCGTTGGGCGTCTGGGTTTGACCGTATGCTATGACCTGCGCTTTCCTGAACTCTATGGGGCCCTGCGTGAAGCGGGTGCCGAGCTGATCAGTGCGCCGTCGGCGTTCACCCGGGTCACAGGTGCCGCCCACTGGGATGTACTGATCCGCGCACGTGCAATCGAAACCCAGTGCTACCTGCTGGCGGCAGCTCAGGGCGGCGTTCATCCTGGCGGTCGGGAAACCTATGGCCACGCGGCCATCATCGACCCCTGGGGACGCAAGCTGGCGGAACGGGCGGATGGCGAGGCTGCGTTGCTGGCCGAGCGCGATATCACCGAGCAGGCCGCTATCCGCGAGCGCATGCCGGTAGTGCGACACAAACGATTTTTCGCTGCGGCGCAGCCGCGGCAGCCTGATGTGGAGACGTTATGA
- a CDS encoding YhdP family protein — MERLGLAFAALLRWSLGLCALGLVLAAFYVSLGRQLVPLVAEYRVEAQAQATQALGLPVTIGALEGHWSGFSPLLTVRDLRLGEGDQGLALEHVRVVPDLLGSLMAWQPRIAELQLDGLSLTLRQDAQGAWRVEGLPQRQNQPPLDIAKMLRQSQMVSRIALFDSQVSVQAQDLKPFSLTAINLSLSNGSSRQRLDARVQLPDGQPLALQVRTRMQAEHWQDMRAEFYLSAPQSDWATWLPPALTREWHLDHLQLGGEAWGLWDKRNLQRAVTRLHAPQLAGRYGERKAVALNDLSLNAYFERKEGDFDLLLDDFAFSRGDDRWGEARIALGHQAASGEQSQRWSLSADRLDVGPLVPLVEGLAPMPEAALDLLQTLKPHGALRNLNASFRPEFEGPERLQFSANLERVGFSAWHASPAVENGSGSITGDLGQGELKVDSEDFSLHLTTLFPKAWKYQQAKGRLTWTLDDQGFTLRAPYLQVEGEEGKIAGDFLIRMLKDPEREDYMDLRVGMRDGDARFTEKYLPTPVLSPALDEWLKTAIRGGKVEEGYFQYQGSINRNPDPAVRSISLFFAVQDAELAFQPGWPALHDARGQVLIEDSGVRVRVSEGRILDSQVREAYADIPHVEAGETPHLKLKGKLQSSVGDGLKILQETPLGVADTFAGWKGTGALSGALDLDIPLHKGEQANVVVDFSADKASLKISKPALELSEVTGDFRFDTSKGLSAPSISARALGHAVTGKAIADGRPGHSRSRIEANGIIPLANLTGWLGVKQPLPAQGNVPYRLRLSLEGADSQLRVDSNLKGLSIGLPAPFGKTASEERYADWRMTFGSGEQRYWLDYANVASFTLAAPPGQFNQSRGELRLGDGPAILPTARGVRVRGRVAEVNLAAWQEAIKPYEQTSRQDAQQLFTDAELRIGRFEGLGQKLDDLDVGFRPIDGGWSLSVDSALAKGRVDLFEASGRPIVADLEYVRLPAAKPKTADAPEPEAPDPLADFDPRQIPALDLRVAHVFQGEDDMGAWSLKARPDAQGVQFSDLDINLKGLRLGGAIGWQGVPGQTRSWYKGRMQGEKLSEVLKAWGYAPSATSESFRLDADGHWPGSPAWFSLKRYSGSLDAALRKGQFVDVQGSASALRVFGLLNFNSIGRRLRLDFSDLLGKGLSYDRVKGNLNATDGVFVTQEPITMTGPSSNLELNGTLNMIDQGIDAKLLVTLPVTNNLPLAALIVGAPAIGGALFIADKLLGDRVARFASVQYDVKGTLHDPQLTFDKPFEKPN; from the coding sequence ATGGAGCGGCTGGGGCTGGCCTTCGCCGCGCTGCTGCGTTGGAGTCTGGGGCTGTGCGCCCTGGGTTTGGTGCTGGCCGCCTTTTACGTGAGCCTCGGTCGTCAGCTGGTGCCGCTGGTCGCCGAGTACCGGGTAGAGGCGCAAGCCCAAGCCACCCAGGCACTGGGCTTGCCGGTCACCATTGGCGCACTCGAAGGTCACTGGAGCGGTTTCTCGCCATTGCTGACGGTGCGCGATCTTCGCCTTGGCGAGGGTGATCAGGGCCTGGCTCTTGAGCATGTGCGGGTGGTGCCCGACCTGCTTGGCAGTCTGATGGCCTGGCAGCCGCGTATCGCCGAGCTGCAACTCGACGGCCTGAGCCTGACGCTGCGCCAGGACGCGCAGGGCGCATGGCGCGTGGAAGGTCTGCCTCAGCGGCAGAATCAACCCCCGCTGGACATCGCCAAGATGCTGCGCCAGTCGCAGATGGTCAGCCGCATCGCGCTCTTCGACAGCCAGGTGAGCGTTCAGGCTCAGGATCTGAAACCCTTCAGTCTTACCGCCATCAACCTGAGCCTGAGTAATGGCAGCTCTCGCCAGCGTCTGGATGCCCGTGTGCAACTGCCGGACGGTCAGCCACTCGCCCTGCAGGTGCGGACGCGCATGCAGGCCGAGCACTGGCAGGACATGCGCGCCGAGTTCTACCTCAGTGCACCGCAGAGCGACTGGGCCACCTGGCTGCCGCCAGCCCTGACCCGCGAGTGGCACCTCGATCACTTGCAACTCGGTGGCGAGGCGTGGGGGCTCTGGGACAAGCGCAACCTGCAACGTGCCGTCACCCGCCTGCACGCCCCGCAGTTGGCAGGGCGTTATGGCGAGCGCAAGGCCGTGGCACTGAACGACCTGTCCCTGAATGCTTATTTCGAGCGCAAGGAGGGCGACTTCGATCTGTTGCTCGACGACTTCGCCTTCAGCCGTGGCGACGACCGCTGGGGCGAGGCGCGTATTGCCCTCGGCCATCAGGCGGCCAGTGGCGAGCAGTCGCAGCGCTGGAGTCTGAGCGCCGATCGCCTCGACGTCGGGCCCCTGGTGCCTTTGGTGGAGGGCCTGGCACCGATGCCGGAAGCTGCCCTGGACCTGCTGCAGACCCTCAAGCCCCATGGTGCCTTGCGCAACCTCAACGCCAGCTTCCGCCCCGAGTTCGAAGGACCGGAGCGCCTGCAGTTCTCAGCCAATCTGGAGCGTGTCGGCTTTTCCGCCTGGCACGCCTCGCCTGCCGTCGAGAATGGCAGCGGCAGCATCACCGGCGATCTGGGCCAGGGCGAGCTGAAGGTCGACAGCGAAGATTTCTCACTGCACCTCACCACCCTGTTCCCAAAAGCCTGGAAGTACCAGCAAGCCAAGGGCCGGCTGACCTGGACGCTCGACGATCAGGGCTTCACCCTGCGCGCGCCGTACCTGCAGGTGGAAGGCGAGGAGGGCAAGATCGCTGGCGATTTCCTGATTCGCATGCTCAAGGATCCCGAGCGCGAGGACTACATGGATCTGCGTGTCGGCATGCGTGACGGCGATGCGCGGTTCACCGAGAAGTACCTGCCGACCCCAGTGCTCAGTCCGGCCCTGGACGAGTGGCTGAAAACCGCGATTCGCGGTGGCAAGGTGGAAGAAGGCTATTTCCAGTACCAGGGGTCGATCAACCGCAACCCGGATCCTGCCGTGCGCAGCATCAGCCTGTTCTTCGCGGTGCAGGACGCCGAGCTGGCCTTCCAGCCCGGTTGGCCAGCGCTGCACGATGCCCGTGGTCAGGTGCTGATCGAGGACAGTGGCGTTCGGGTGCGCGTCTCCGAAGGGCGTATCCTCGACAGCCAGGTGCGTGAGGCCTATGCCGACATCCCTCATGTCGAGGCTGGAGAAACACCGCACCTCAAGCTCAAGGGCAAGCTGCAGAGCAGTGTCGGCGATGGCTTGAAGATCCTTCAGGAAACGCCCCTCGGGGTTGCCGATACCTTCGCCGGTTGGAAAGGCACAGGTGCCCTGAGTGGCGCGCTGGATCTGGATATACCGCTGCACAAGGGCGAACAGGCCAACGTGGTCGTCGACTTCAGTGCCGACAAGGCGTCGCTGAAAATCAGCAAGCCGGCGCTGGAGCTGAGCGAGGTGACTGGAGACTTTCGTTTCGACACCAGCAAGGGCCTTAGCGCACCCTCGATCAGTGCCCGCGCGCTGGGCCATGCGGTGACCGGCAAGGCCATTGCCGATGGCCGGCCCGGTCATTCGCGCAGCCGCATCGAGGCCAATGGCATCATTCCCCTGGCTAATCTCACTGGCTGGCTGGGTGTCAAGCAGCCGTTGCCTGCCCAGGGAAATGTGCCGTATCGCTTGCGCCTGAGTCTCGAGGGGGCGGACAGCCAACTGCGTGTCGACTCCAACCTCAAGGGCCTGAGCATCGGCCTGCCTGCGCCGTTCGGCAAAACCGCCAGCGAGGAGCGCTACGCCGACTGGCGCATGACGTTTGGCAGTGGCGAGCAGCGCTACTGGCTCGATTACGCCAATGTCGCCAGCTTTACCCTGGCAGCGCCGCCCGGGCAGTTCAATCAGAGCCGTGGCGAGCTGCGCCTGGGCGACGGCCCGGCGATCCTGCCAACCGCGCGTGGCGTGCGGGTTCGCGGTCGGGTAGCGGAAGTGAACCTGGCGGCTTGGCAAGAGGCCATCAAACCCTACGAGCAGACTTCGCGTCAGGATGCCCAACAACTGTTTACCGATGCCGAACTGCGCATTGGCCGCTTCGAGGGGCTTGGCCAGAAGCTCGACGATCTCGACGTCGGCTTCCGGCCCATCGATGGCGGCTGGTCGCTGAGTGTGGACAGTGCGCTGGCCAAGGGCCGTGTCGACCTGTTCGAGGCCAGTGGTCGGCCTATCGTCGCCGATCTGGAATATGTGCGTCTGCCTGCCGCCAAGCCGAAAACCGCTGATGCGCCGGAGCCCGAGGCGCCGGACCCGTTGGCTGATTTCGATCCGCGGCAGATTCCGGCGCTGGATCTGCGCGTCGCCCATGTGTTCCAGGGTGAAGACGACATGGGCGCCTGGTCGTTGAAAGCCCGTCCGGATGCCCAGGGCGTGCAGTTCAGCGATCTGGATATCAACCTCAAGGGATTACGCCTTGGCGGTGCCATCGGCTGGCAGGGCGTGCCGGGGCAGACGCGCAGCTGGTACAAGGGGCGCATGCAGGGCGAAAAGCTCTCCGAAGTCCTCAAGGCCTGGGGCTACGCCCCCTCGGCGACCAGCGAGAGTTTCCGTCTGGACGCCGATGGGCACTGGCCCGGCTCACCGGCCTGGTTCAGCCTCAAGCGTTATTCGGGCAGCCTCGATGCGGCGCTGCGCAAGGGCCAGTTCGTCGACGTGCAGGGCTCGGCGTCGGCGCTGCGGGTGTTCGGCCTGCTCAATTTCAATTCCATTGGCCGCCGTCTGCGCCTGGACTTCTCCGATCTGCTCGGCAAGGGCCTGAGTTATGACCGGGTGAAAGGCAATCTGAATGCAACGGATGGCGTGTTCGTCACTCAGGAGCCGATCACCATGACGGGCCCGTCGAGCAATCTGGAATTGAATGGCACCCTGAACATGATCGACCAGGGCATCGATGCCAAGTTGCTGGTGACCCTGCCGGTCACCAACAACCTGCCGCTGGCCGCGCTGATCGTCGGCGCTCCTGCCATTGGGGGGGCCCTGTTCATCGCCGACAAGCTGCTCGGTGACCGCGTGGCGCGTTTCGCCAGCGTGCAGTACGACGTCAAGGGCACCCTGCACGATCCGCAATTGACCTTCGACAAACCGTTCGAGAAACCCAACTGA
- the pmbA gene encoding metalloprotease PmbA, with the protein MSEVEVVGPGALPGLQAQVEQILAEAKKQGASACEVAVSVEQGLSTSVRQREVETVEFNRDQGFGITLYLGQRKGSASTSATGEAAIRETVAAALAIARHASEDESAGLADAALMARDLPQLDLYHAWDITPEQAIERALVCEAAAFDADPRIRNADGTSLGTHQGCRVYGNSHGFIGGYASTRHSLSCVMIAESDGQMQRDYWYDVNRQGELLADAASIGRRAAQRAVSRLGARPVPTCEVPVLFSAELATGLFGSFLGAISGGALYRKSSFLEGTLGEQLFPSWLNLDERPHIPRAMGSAAFDGDGLATYAKPFVEGGRLVSYILGTYAGRKLGMPSTANAGGVHNLFVSHGDEDQQALIKRMGRGLLVTELMGHGLNMVTGDYSRGAGGYWVENGEIQFAVQEVTIAGNLRDMLKQIVAVGSDLELRSNIRTGSVLIEKMTVAGS; encoded by the coding sequence ATGAGTGAAGTGGAAGTAGTCGGGCCGGGTGCACTACCGGGCCTTCAGGCGCAGGTCGAACAGATTCTCGCCGAGGCGAAGAAGCAGGGCGCAAGTGCCTGCGAAGTGGCGGTATCGGTGGAGCAGGGGCTGTCCACCAGCGTGCGCCAGCGTGAGGTGGAAACCGTCGAGTTCAATCGCGATCAGGGCTTCGGCATCACCCTTTACCTCGGCCAGCGCAAGGGCTCGGCCAGCACCTCGGCCACCGGCGAGGCAGCGATCCGCGAAACCGTGGCGGCGGCCCTGGCCATCGCCAGGCATGCATCCGAAGACGAGAGCGCCGGTCTTGCCGACGCTGCGCTGATGGCTCGCGATCTGCCGCAGCTGGATCTGTACCACGCCTGGGACATCACGCCGGAGCAAGCGATCGAGCGTGCGCTGGTCTGCGAAGCGGCGGCATTCGACGCCGATCCACGCATTCGCAATGCCGATGGCACCAGCCTGGGAACTCACCAGGGTTGCCGTGTATACGGCAACAGCCACGGCTTCATCGGCGGCTACGCCAGCACCCGGCATAGCCTCAGTTGCGTGATGATCGCCGAAAGCGACGGGCAGATGCAGCGCGACTACTGGTATGACGTGAACCGTCAGGGCGAGCTGCTCGCCGATGCCGCGAGCATCGGGCGTCGCGCCGCCCAGCGAGCGGTCAGCCGCCTCGGTGCCCGCCCGGTGCCAACCTGCGAAGTGCCCGTGCTGTTCTCCGCGGAACTGGCCACCGGCCTGTTCGGCAGCTTTCTCGGGGCGATCTCCGGCGGCGCACTGTATCGCAAGTCATCGTTCCTCGAAGGAACCCTGGGCGAGCAACTGTTTCCCTCCTGGCTGAACCTCGACGAGCGCCCGCACATTCCCCGTGCCATGGGCAGTGCGGCATTCGACGGCGATGGCCTGGCCACCTATGCGAAACCTTTCGTGGAGGGCGGCAGGCTGGTCTCCTACATTCTGGGCACCTACGCCGGGCGCAAACTGGGTATGCCCAGCACCGCCAACGCCGGAGGGGTACACAACCTGTTCGTCAGCCATGGCGATGAAGATCAGCAGGCGCTGATCAAGCGCATGGGCCGTGGGCTGCTGGTCACCGAGTTGATGGGCCACGGTCTGAACATGGTCACCGGCGACTACTCCCGCGGCGCGGGCGGCTACTGGGTGGAGAATGGCGAGATCCAGTTCGCCGTGCAGGAGGTGACCATTGCCGGCAACCTGCGTGACATGCTCAAGCAGATCGTCGCGGTCGGCAGCGATCTGGAGCTGCGCAGCAATATCCGTACGGGCTCGGTGCTTATCGAGAAGATGACCGTCGCGGGCAGTTGA
- a CDS encoding superoxide dismutase has translation MPYSLPALPYAYDALEPHIDAQTMEIHHSKHHQTYVNNLNAALEGNSLGELPVEELLTRLKDVPEDKRAAVINNGGGHANHSLFWTVMSTSGGGEPQGELKTAIDSQLGGLEAFKEAFTKAALTRFGSGWAWLSVTPQKKLVVESTGNQDSPLMNGNTPILGLDVWEHAYYLRYQNRRPEYIGAFYNVIDWAEVARRYQAALA, from the coding sequence ATGCCGTATAGCCTGCCTGCTCTGCCTTACGCCTACGATGCCCTGGAGCCGCACATCGATGCGCAAACCATGGAAATCCATCACAGCAAGCACCACCAGACCTACGTCAACAACCTCAACGCTGCCCTGGAAGGCAACTCGCTCGGCGAGCTGCCGGTCGAAGAGCTGCTGACTCGCCTCAAGGACGTGCCGGAAGACAAGCGCGCTGCGGTGATCAACAACGGTGGTGGACATGCCAACCACTCGCTGTTCTGGACCGTGATGAGCACCAGCGGTGGTGGCGAGCCTCAAGGCGAACTGAAAACCGCCATCGACAGCCAGCTGGGTGGTCTGGAGGCTTTCAAGGAAGCCTTCACCAAAGCCGCACTGACCCGCTTCGGCAGTGGCTGGGCCTGGCTCAGCGTGACGCCGCAGAAGAAACTGGTGGTCGAGAGCACCGGTAACCAGGACAGCCCGCTGATGAACGGCAACACGCCGATCCTCGGTCTGGACGTGTGGGAGCATGCCTACTACCTGCGTTATCAGAACCGTCGTCCCGAATACATCGGTGCGTTCTACAACGTCATCGATTGGGCCGAAGTCGCACGCCGCTATCAGGCCGCTCTGGCCTGA
- the tldD gene encoding metalloprotease TldD, whose product MSDMLLTVSEQMLSPGGLTLEHLPGVLGELAGPGIDAADLYFQTQVSETWVLEDGIVKEGSFNLDQGVGVRAQSGEKTGFAYSNAITPDALSQAARAARSIARAGQQGRVQAFAATQVTPLYAPENPLDVLDRAQKVELLKRVDVATRTLDPRIKQVTVSLAGVWDRILVAATDGSLGADIRPLVRFNVSVIVEQNGRRERGGHGGGGRTDYSYFLNEDRAMGYAREALRQALVNLEAVAAPAGNLPVVMGAGWSGVLLHEAVGHGLEGDFNRKGSSNYSGKIGQQVASKLCTIVDDGTLAQRRGSLSMDDEGTPTQCTTLIENGVLKGYMQDKLNARLMGVARTGNGRRESYAHLPMPRMTNTYMLAGESDPEEIIRSVKKGIYCANLGGGQVDITSGKFVFSTSEAYLIEDGKITAPVKGATLIGNGPEAMSKVSMVGNDLALDSGVGTCGKDGQSVPVGVGQPTLKIDAITVGGTGA is encoded by the coding sequence ATGAGCGACATGTTGTTGACCGTCAGCGAGCAGATGCTGAGCCCTGGCGGGCTGACCCTGGAGCATTTGCCGGGGGTGCTCGGCGAACTGGCCGGCCCTGGCATCGATGCCGCCGACCTGTACTTCCAGACCCAGGTGTCCGAAACCTGGGTGCTGGAAGATGGCATCGTCAAGGAGGGCAGTTTCAATCTCGATCAGGGCGTCGGCGTGCGCGCCCAGTCCGGCGAGAAGACCGGCTTTGCCTATAGCAATGCGATCACCCCCGATGCCTTGAGCCAGGCCGCCCGCGCGGCCCGTTCCATTGCCCGCGCCGGGCAACAGGGCCGCGTGCAGGCCTTTGCCGCGACCCAGGTAACGCCGTTGTACGCGCCGGAGAACCCGCTGGATGTCCTGGACCGCGCTCAGAAGGTGGAGCTGCTCAAGCGTGTCGATGTGGCTACCCGTACGCTGGACCCGCGTATCAAACAGGTGACGGTGAGCCTCGCCGGTGTCTGGGATCGCATTCTGGTCGCCGCTACCGACGGCAGCCTGGGCGCCGACATTCGCCCGTTGGTGCGTTTCAACGTCAGCGTGATCGTCGAGCAGAACGGTCGTCGCGAGCGTGGCGGGCATGGCGGCGGCGGGCGAACGGACTATAGCTATTTCCTCAATGAGGACCGTGCCATGGGCTACGCCCGTGAAGCGCTGCGTCAGGCGTTGGTCAACCTCGAAGCGGTTGCCGCTCCGGCTGGCAACTTGCCGGTGGTGATGGGCGCCGGCTGGTCCGGCGTACTGCTGCACGAGGCGGTCGGCCACGGTCTGGAGGGGGACTTCAACCGCAAGGGCAGCTCCAACTACAGCGGCAAGATCGGCCAGCAGGTGGCTTCCAAGCTGTGCACCATCGTCGATGACGGCACCCTGGCGCAGCGCCGCGGCTCATTGAGCATGGACGACGAAGGCACGCCTACCCAGTGCACCACGCTGATCGAGAACGGTGTGCTCAAGGGCTACATGCAGGACAAGCTCAATGCTCGACTGATGGGTGTGGCACGTACCGGCAACGGCCGTCGCGAGTCCTATGCGCACCTGCCGATGCCTCGCATGACCAATACCTACATGCTGGCCGGCGAGAGCGACCCCGAGGAGATCATCCGTTCGGTGAAGAAGGGCATCTATTGCGCCAACCTGGGCGGTGGTCAGGTCGACATCACCAGCGGCAAGTTCGTGTTCTCGACCAGCGAGGCGTACCTGATCGAGGACGGCAAGATTACCGCTCCGGTCAAGGGTGCGACCCTGATTGGCAACGGCCCGGAAGCCATGAGCAAGGTGTCCATGGTCGGCAACGACCTGGCGCTCGACAGTGGCGTCGGTACCTGTGGCAAGGACGGCCAGTCGGTACCGGTTGGCGTGGGCCAGCCGACGCTGAAGATCGATGCGATCACGGTCGGCGGAACCGGCGCGTGA